The following coding sequences lie in one Actinomyces capricornis genomic window:
- a CDS encoding DEAD/DEAH box helicase, with amino-acid sequence MSHGPADEMSTRAAGALEAFAPATRAWFEDAFPGGPTPVQARAWQAIGRGANTLLIAPTGSGKTLAAFLSAIDRLGREQPHSASSSGSPNGSSSGSPRGSGGRAGRRGAGRGVRVLYISPLKALGADVERNLRRPLAEIAEAAEALGEPAAPISVAVRSGDTPAAQRRRLATRPPQILITTPESLYLMLTSQVRQSLRAVETVIVDEIHSVAGQKRGTHLALSLERLDLLLERPAQRIGLSATVSPRQEVARLLGGARPVTIVADDAPALPEVDVVVPVPDMASLPAAPDRREAVERARPAATGPSRAQGAARSADSSRAWRSDRALQRAMAREAPGAPGPSTPSIWPHIEQAILDQVLAHRTTVVFVNSRGLCERLTARLNEAHARRLGLPRAPQAGVPPLPHHRESWNAGDASHTPALPAEAPVIAKAHHGSVSKEQRLAVEGELKSGALRCVVATASLELGIDMGSIDLVLQVAPPPSVSSGLQRVGRANHHVGGCPRGTIYPVQRTQLIDAAVISEGMRQGRIERTALVTNALDVLAQQTVAAAAMEDLDVEAWFAAVRRAAPYRDLPRRAYDAVLELLAGGYASADLADFAPRLTWDRQAGALTARPGAQRLAVGASGTIPDRGLFPVVLPEGAEEGGRRRVGELDEEMVHETSVGDVITLGTTAWRVREITGDRVVVDPAPGRSARLPFWHGEGPGRPAAAGAAKGAFLRRASSAMTAGPGPARLGEGVGVPEDALAEPAFLARLAEDGLDARARRNLISLLREQRAATGAIPSDTTLVLERGQDESGSWRLILHSPWGRPVHEPWAMAIRERLRITMGIEPQLVVADDGIVVQIPMTQQEVPGADLVVFDADELTRLVRSRIGSTALFAARFRECAARALLMPAAQPGRRTPLWLQRLKSSQLLEASRRFEGFPISVEAARECLQDVYDLPALAGLMERIAGGAVRVVEAAPHFPSPFAAPLLFGYSAALLYQDDLPHAERSAHLLSLDPQVLAELMGDETAAELLDAEVMEEVGAQLQHLAPDRRVRPDAEGVADLLRELGPLSPREIAERCRDAVEPQESQGTQDSQAPTADGPVGGQADETQVHGALAVLEGAQRAFALRIGGREVWARAEDGPALGEALGAVVPQWAGARDDGAVIMAQAVRSPLDELVVRYARTHAVVTAEQVARAFGLGRAVAAECLGRLVDEGALMRLGSVLGREAGGEREAAPGWVAPEVFRRIRARSLARAREAVEPVGAVALQRLVLDRGGLSEPHGGMEGLAEALASLEGVWLPAAQWEEAVLPARVPDYRPAMLDELLADGEVVWQARTTRDGGAGSPGDSAPRAPGEIAFFPSDSPLAPVTGPMTGPITGSMTGPVAEAGAEPVAASGADAGSAWEAALSGRATSGSFDPVRRALRPAAASPPAARRVRSRRGRSRYSALSSRSLTAGGATGAIGSAGSAGGPGAGQAVEALVASGRQWRSLGESVVGDEERAVAMIESLLDRYGVLSRDIALAAGLPGGLGPLMPVLRRMEDTGVLLRGRFVEGQGSFQLAERETVEALRALAAGSEAGGSGGTGTAGHGAGGGGAVVLEVRDPACLVGRGVAWPEPALPPGLAQREARCEAEGAALRRRGTRVVLMGGRPVLHAAPRMRGLTSFTPDRGELLGALVALVADGRRAERRGSRRGGSRRCVVEALNGVPAFDRGVSALLAEAGLVRDPRGMRLTGGLHSP; translated from the coding sequence ATGAGCCACGGACCGGCCGATGAGATGAGCACGAGGGCCGCGGGCGCCCTGGAGGCCTTCGCCCCGGCCACCCGCGCCTGGTTCGAGGACGCCTTCCCCGGCGGGCCGACGCCGGTGCAGGCACGCGCATGGCAGGCCATCGGCCGCGGGGCCAACACCCTGCTCATCGCCCCCACCGGCTCGGGCAAGACCCTGGCTGCCTTCCTATCGGCCATCGACCGTCTGGGGCGCGAGCAGCCGCACAGTGCCTCATCCAGCGGTTCACCCAACGGTTCCTCCAGTGGCTCGCCCAGGGGCTCCGGGGGCCGCGCCGGCCGGCGCGGTGCGGGCAGGGGTGTGCGCGTCCTGTACATCTCGCCGCTCAAGGCCCTGGGCGCCGACGTCGAGCGCAACCTGCGCCGGCCCCTGGCGGAGATCGCCGAGGCCGCTGAGGCACTGGGCGAGCCGGCCGCGCCCATCAGTGTGGCCGTGCGCTCGGGCGACACCCCGGCCGCGCAGCGCCGGCGCCTGGCCACCAGGCCGCCGCAGATCCTCATCACCACCCCCGAGTCGCTCTACCTCATGCTCACCAGCCAGGTGCGCCAGAGCCTGCGGGCGGTCGAGACCGTCATCGTCGACGAGATCCACTCCGTGGCGGGCCAGAAGCGGGGCACGCATCTGGCCCTGTCCCTGGAGCGCCTCGACCTGCTCCTGGAGCGTCCAGCCCAGCGCATCGGCCTGTCGGCCACCGTCAGCCCGCGTCAGGAGGTGGCCCGCCTCCTAGGCGGGGCCCGCCCGGTGACCATCGTGGCCGACGATGCCCCGGCCCTGCCCGAGGTCGACGTCGTCGTCCCGGTCCCCGATATGGCGAGTCTGCCCGCCGCCCCGGATAGGCGCGAGGCGGTCGAGCGGGCCCGGCCCGCAGCCACGGGCCCGAGCCGCGCGCAGGGGGCGGCGCGCTCGGCCGACAGCAGCCGGGCGTGGCGATCGGATCGGGCCCTGCAGCGCGCCATGGCCCGCGAGGCGCCCGGCGCACCAGGCCCCTCGACACCCTCGATCTGGCCGCATATCGAGCAGGCGATCCTCGACCAAGTGCTGGCCCACCGCACCACGGTGGTCTTCGTCAACTCCCGGGGCCTGTGCGAGCGACTGACCGCCCGCCTCAACGAGGCTCACGCCAGGCGGCTGGGCCTCCCCCGGGCCCCGCAGGCAGGAGTACCGCCTCTGCCCCACCACCGGGAGTCCTGGAACGCGGGGGACGCCTCCCACACCCCGGCGCTGCCTGCCGAGGCCCCCGTCATCGCCAAGGCGCACCACGGCTCGGTGTCCAAGGAGCAGCGCCTCGCCGTGGAGGGCGAGCTGAAATCCGGTGCCCTGCGCTGCGTGGTGGCCACTGCCTCCCTGGAGCTGGGCATCGACATGGGATCGATCGACCTCGTCCTCCAGGTGGCCCCGCCGCCGTCGGTCTCCTCGGGGCTGCAGCGGGTGGGGCGCGCCAACCACCACGTGGGCGGGTGCCCCCGCGGCACCATCTACCCCGTCCAGCGCACCCAGCTCATCGACGCCGCCGTCATCAGCGAGGGCATGCGCCAGGGGCGCATCGAGCGCACCGCCCTGGTGACCAACGCCCTGGATGTCCTGGCCCAGCAGACGGTGGCCGCCGCCGCCATGGAGGACCTCGACGTCGAGGCCTGGTTCGCCGCCGTGCGCCGCGCCGCCCCCTACCGGGACCTGCCGCGGCGCGCCTACGACGCCGTCCTGGAGCTGCTGGCCGGGGGCTACGCCTCGGCCGACCTGGCCGACTTCGCTCCCCGGCTGACCTGGGACCGGCAGGCGGGGGCCCTGACCGCCCGGCCCGGCGCCCAGCGCCTGGCAGTGGGCGCCTCGGGCACCATCCCCGACCGGGGACTCTTCCCCGTCGTCCTGCCCGAGGGCGCCGAGGAGGGCGGGCGGCGCCGCGTGGGCGAGCTCGACGAGGAGATGGTCCATGAGACCTCCGTGGGCGACGTCATCACCCTGGGCACCACCGCCTGGCGGGTGCGGGAGATCACCGGCGATCGGGTCGTGGTCGACCCCGCCCCGGGCCGCAGTGCGCGCCTGCCCTTCTGGCATGGCGAGGGGCCGGGCCGGCCCGCGGCCGCCGGCGCGGCCAAGGGGGCCTTCCTGCGCCGGGCCTCCAGCGCCATGACAGCCGGCCCCGGGCCCGCGCGCCTGGGCGAGGGCGTCGGTGTCCCGGAGGACGCCCTGGCCGAGCCGGCCTTCCTGGCCCGCCTGGCCGAGGACGGCCTGGATGCCCGGGCGCGGCGCAACCTCATCTCACTGCTGCGCGAGCAGCGGGCGGCCACCGGCGCCATCCCCAGCGACACCACCCTCGTGCTGGAGCGCGGGCAGGACGAGAGCGGCTCCTGGCGCCTCATCCTCCACAGCCCCTGGGGCAGGCCAGTCCATGAGCCGTGGGCGATGGCGATCCGTGAGCGCCTGCGCATCACCATGGGGATCGAGCCCCAGCTCGTCGTGGCCGACGACGGGATCGTGGTGCAGATCCCCATGACTCAGCAGGAGGTGCCCGGGGCCGATCTGGTCGTCTTCGACGCCGATGAACTCACCCGCCTGGTGCGCTCCAGGATCGGAAGCACCGCCCTGTTCGCCGCCCGCTTCCGGGAGTGCGCCGCCCGCGCCCTGCTCATGCCGGCCGCCCAGCCGGGGAGGCGCACTCCCCTGTGGCTCCAGAGGCTCAAGTCCAGCCAACTGCTGGAGGCCTCTCGGCGCTTCGAGGGATTCCCCATCAGCGTGGAGGCGGCGCGCGAATGCCTCCAGGACGTCTACGACCTGCCCGCCCTGGCCGGGCTCATGGAGCGCATCGCGGGAGGGGCGGTGCGGGTGGTGGAGGCGGCGCCCCACTTCCCCTCGCCCTTCGCCGCCCCACTGCTCTTCGGCTACTCCGCGGCGCTGCTCTACCAGGACGACCTGCCGCATGCCGAGCGCAGTGCCCACCTGCTGTCCCTGGACCCGCAGGTGCTGGCCGAGCTCATGGGCGACGAGACGGCCGCGGAGCTGCTCGACGCAGAGGTCATGGAGGAGGTCGGCGCCCAGCTCCAGCACCTGGCCCCTGACCGCCGGGTGCGCCCTGACGCCGAGGGGGTCGCCGACCTGCTGCGCGAACTGGGGCCGCTGAGCCCCCGGGAGATCGCCGAGCGCTGCCGGGACGCCGTCGAACCCCAGGAGTCTCAGGGCACTCAGGATTCTCAGGCACCGACGGCGGATGGGCCGGTGGGCGGGCAGGCCGATGAGACGCAGGTGCACGGGGCGCTGGCCGTCCTGGAGGGGGCGCAGCGCGCCTTCGCGCTGCGGATCGGGGGGCGCGAGGTGTGGGCGCGCGCCGAGGACGGCCCGGCACTGGGCGAGGCCCTGGGCGCCGTCGTTCCCCAGTGGGCCGGGGCGCGCGACGACGGCGCCGTCATCATGGCGCAGGCCGTCCGCTCCCCACTGGACGAGCTCGTGGTCAGGTATGCGCGCACCCATGCGGTGGTCACGGCGGAGCAGGTAGCGCGGGCCTTCGGGCTGGGGCGGGCGGTGGCGGCCGAGTGCCTGGGGCGCCTGGTCGATGAGGGCGCGCTCATGCGCCTGGGGTCGGTGCTGGGCCGGGAGGCCGGCGGCGAGCGGGAGGCGGCGCCGGGGTGGGTGGCCCCGGAGGTCTTCCGCAGGATCCGCGCCAGGTCCCTGGCGCGGGCCCGGGAGGCGGTCGAGCCGGTGGGGGCGGTGGCGCTCCAGCGCCTGGTCCTGGATCGCGGCGGGCTCAGCGAGCCCCATGGCGGAATGGAGGGCCTGGCCGAGGCCCTGGCCTCCCTGGAGGGGGTGTGGCTGCCGGCGGCGCAGTGGGAGGAGGCGGTGCTGCCCGCGCGGGTGCCCGACTACCGGCCGGCGATGCTCGATGAGCTCCTGGCCGACGGCGAGGTGGTGTGGCAGGCACGCACCACCCGGGACGGGGGCGCGGGCTCCCCCGGTGACTCGGCGCCCCGTGCGCCCGGTGAGATCGCCTTCTTCCCCTCCGACTCCCCCTTGGCGCCCGTGACCGGGCCTATGACTGGGCCTATCACTGGGTCTATGACTGGGCCGGTGGCTGAGGCAGGGGCGGAGCCAGTGGCGGCCTCCGGTGCGGATGCCGGCAGCGCGTGGGAGGCGGCGCTGTCGGGGCGGGCGACGTCGGGGTCCTTCGATCCGGTGCGCCGCGCCCTGCGCCCGGCCGCCGCCAGCCCGCCGGCGGCGCGCAGGGTGCGCTCGCGGCGTGGGCGCTCCCGCTACTCGGCACTGTCCTCGCGGTCCCTGACGGCCGGCGGAGCCACGGGCGCTATCGGCAGTGCTGGCAGTGCTGGCGGTCCCGGCGCCGGGCAGGCGGTGGAGGCGCTGGTGGCCAGTGGCCGGCAGTGGCGGTCCCTGGGCGAATCGGTGGTCGGCGATGAGGAGCGCGCGGTGGCGATGATCGAGTCGCTCCTGGACCGCTACGGGGTGCTCTCCCGCGATATCGCGCTGGCGGCGGGCCTGCCTGGTGGGCTGGGTCCGCTCATGCCGGTGCTGCGCCGCATGGAGGACACCGGCGTGCTGCTCCGGGGGCGCTTCGTGGAGGGCCAGGGGTCCTTCCAACTGGCGGAGCGCGAGACGGTCGAGGCGCTGCGCGCCCTGGCCGCCGGCAGTGAGGCGGGCGGCTCAGGCGGGACCGGCACTGCGGGCCACGGCGCGGGCGGCGGGGGCGCTGTCGTGCTGGAGGTCCGGGATCCGGCCTGCCTGGTGGGGCGGGGTGTGGCCTGGCCCGAGCCAGCCCTGCCCCCTGGCCTGGCCCAGCGGGAGGCGCGGTGCGAGGCCGAGGGGGCTGCGCTGCGCCGTCGGGGCACACGCGTGGTGCTCATGGGTGGCCGCCCGGTGCTGCACGCGGCGCCGCGCATGCGGGGGCTGACCTCGTTCACCCCTGACCGGGGCGAACTCCTCGGCGCCCTGGTGGCCCTCGTGGCTGATGGGCGGCGGGCGGAGCGGCGCGGGTCCCGCCGGGGCGGGTCCCGCCGGTGCGTCGTGGAGGCCCTCAACGGGGTGCCCGCGTTCGACCGGGGAGTCAGCGCCCTTCTCGCGGAGGCGGGCCTGGTGCGCGACCCCCGGGGCATGCGCCTGACCGGAGGCCTCCACAGCCCCTGA
- a CDS encoding type II toxin-antitoxin system Phd/YefM family antitoxin has product METITTQVSTRELRSRLSDVLGRAMYAGERIGVTRNGRLAAVVIGVDDLEAFEELEMAQDVEAYRQAVAADDGRRVSLEELRRDLDA; this is encoded by the coding sequence ATGGAGACGATCACGACCCAGGTCTCGACCCGCGAGCTGCGCAGCCGCCTGTCCGATGTGCTCGGCAGGGCGATGTACGCCGGCGAGCGCATCGGCGTGACCCGCAATGGCAGGCTCGCCGCCGTGGTGATCGGCGTCGACGATCTTGAGGCCTTCGAAGAGCTCGAGATGGCGCAGGACGTCGAGGCCTACCGCCAGGCCGTCGCTGCCGATGACGGTCGGCGCGTGAGCCTCGAAGAGCTGCGTCGTGACCTGGACGCATGA
- a CDS encoding type II toxin-antitoxin system RelE family toxin, giving the protein MIYTVNFTTAAVRQVRKLPRHARQRILDAIEALAYDPRPHGARKLVGEQTAWRIRVGDYRIIYDILDAELTVTVVRTGHRREVYTRQSRR; this is encoded by the coding sequence ATGATCTACACCGTCAACTTCACCACTGCCGCGGTGAGGCAGGTCAGGAAGCTCCCGCGGCACGCTCGCCAACGTATCCTCGATGCCATCGAGGCTCTGGCATACGACCCGCGGCCCCATGGGGCGAGGAAGCTCGTCGGTGAGCAGACCGCCTGGCGCATCCGCGTGGGTGACTACCGGATCATCTACGACATCCTTGACGCCGAGTTGACGGTGACGGTCGTGCGCACCGGGCACAGGCGAGAGGTCTATACCCGCCAGTCGCGGCGCTGA
- a CDS encoding DUF3375 domain-containing protein, with protein sequence MTTLRAQAAYQRAAAAFKSPTLDLLHGRYAPFVVAALSLLFTAERPAVPVAEAHAEVGDIAEQLRAAGYGEDERGLPTGSGRDLCRYWARVGWLIPQIEDGAEVYRLSAHAVGALEIVGRTGAGRSRVSRSRVRTLLESVDQLVRSAETSPVAHMARLVAQRAEIDAEIERVSHGHVEPIDDDQLLEEAENVLHLSQELPADFARVAESIKAMQRDVVTELRRDIRPTGEVLREYLLRGQHVMEATAEGRAFAGALRLLGDPERLDRLNEELGSVLDRPFARLMPPDQQRELRAVATRVEQGVEEVLTAQRRASHVITAQVRTHDPVRDREVDDLLRSVMASLQTWMQEPRGAQTPIPLRSLPTADLGHLRQSLSDLHPPQIPEPLRQDDDVEFLDTDTRAWGGPHYGELESYIAAMEADRFDVARAFQEADEGIRRPVDLLGLLEIAHRNGMSEGEEVSVVEALRPDGTVRRFAFAAVSASTRGPREDAHHEEDSQ encoded by the coding sequence GTGACCACGCTCCGAGCCCAGGCCGCCTACCAGCGCGCGGCGGCGGCCTTCAAGAGCCCGACCCTCGACCTGCTCCACGGGCGCTACGCCCCCTTCGTCGTGGCCGCCCTGTCCCTGCTCTTCACCGCCGAGCGCCCCGCGGTCCCGGTGGCCGAGGCCCACGCCGAGGTCGGCGACATCGCCGAGCAGCTGCGCGCCGCCGGCTACGGCGAGGACGAGCGCGGCCTTCCCACCGGCTCGGGGCGGGACCTGTGCCGCTACTGGGCGCGCGTGGGCTGGCTCATCCCCCAGATCGAGGACGGCGCCGAGGTCTACCGGCTCTCCGCCCACGCCGTCGGCGCCCTGGAGATCGTCGGCCGCACCGGAGCGGGCCGCTCCCGCGTTTCGCGCTCGCGCGTGCGCACCCTCCTGGAGAGCGTCGACCAGCTCGTGCGCTCCGCCGAGACCAGTCCCGTGGCCCATATGGCGCGCCTGGTCGCCCAGCGCGCCGAGATCGATGCCGAGATCGAGCGCGTCAGCCACGGCCACGTCGAGCCCATCGACGACGACCAGCTCCTGGAGGAGGCCGAGAACGTCCTGCACCTGTCCCAGGAGCTGCCCGCCGACTTCGCCCGGGTCGCCGAGTCCATCAAGGCCATGCAGCGCGACGTCGTCACCGAGCTGCGCCGCGACATCCGGCCCACCGGTGAGGTCCTGCGCGAGTACCTCCTGCGCGGCCAGCACGTCATGGAGGCCACCGCCGAGGGGCGGGCCTTCGCCGGGGCCCTGCGGCTCCTGGGCGACCCCGAGCGCCTCGACCGGCTCAACGAGGAGCTGGGCTCGGTGCTGGACCGCCCCTTCGCCAGGCTCATGCCCCCCGACCAGCAGCGAGAGCTGCGGGCCGTGGCCACGCGCGTGGAGCAGGGCGTGGAGGAGGTCCTCACCGCCCAGCGCCGCGCCTCCCATGTCATCACCGCCCAGGTGCGCACCCACGACCCCGTGCGCGACCGCGAGGTCGACGACCTGCTGCGCTCGGTCATGGCCTCCCTGCAAACCTGGATGCAGGAGCCCCGCGGCGCTCAGACCCCCATCCCGCTGCGCAGCCTGCCGACGGCGGACCTGGGCCACCTGCGCCAGTCGCTCAGCGATCTGCACCCGCCCCAGATCCCCGAGCCGCTGCGCCAGGACGACGACGTCGAGTTCCTGGACACCGACACCCGCGCCTGGGGAGGCCCCCACTACGGCGAGCTGGAGAGCTACATCGCCGCCATGGAGGCCGACCGCTTCGATGTGGCCCGGGCCTTCCAGGAGGCCGATGAGGGCATCCGCCGCCCCGTCGATCTGCTGGGCCTGCTGGAGATCGCCCACCGCAACGGCATGAGCGAGGGCGAGGAGGTCAGCGTGGTCGAGGCCCTGCGCCCCGACGGCACCGTGCGACGCTTCGCCTTCGCCGCCGTCAGCGCCAGCACCCGTGGCCCGCGCGAGGACGCCCACCACGAGGAGGACAGCCAGTGA
- a CDS encoding DUF4194 domain-containing protein — MSQDSPSSPSTPRDQEGPFLEPVPMEEDTEQCFPGDRGVLEPAVRRVLVRLLRQRFLEADRHREEWRILLDNQQVIESRLHDLFIRLVVDLDRGLAYKQQVRSQDVDAPILLRDEPYSRAETLVLVYLRTVYQRESTAGESAARIDVEEVEQTVLSYFTQGDRDTARRQTTIRRALDRLSREGLIEEESEGRYLISPLIEIILSANRLRELDAWLRAHTGRGEHEAEHPGRVEPERLGAADGPEALQPSDIPAPPDVPPSRQVDDEHPGDPL; from the coding sequence GTGAGCCAGGACAGCCCCAGCAGCCCCAGCACGCCGAGGGACCAGGAGGGCCCCTTCCTCGAGCCCGTCCCCATGGAGGAGGACACCGAGCAGTGCTTCCCCGGGGACCGCGGCGTCCTGGAGCCGGCGGTGCGCCGCGTCCTGGTGCGCCTGCTCAGGCAGCGCTTCCTGGAGGCCGACCGCCACCGCGAGGAGTGGAGGATCCTCCTGGACAACCAGCAGGTCATCGAGTCCCGTCTGCACGACCTGTTCATCCGCCTCGTCGTCGATCTCGACCGGGGCCTGGCCTACAAGCAGCAGGTCCGCTCCCAGGACGTCGATGCGCCCATCCTGCTGCGCGACGAGCCCTACTCGCGCGCCGAGACCCTCGTCCTGGTTTACCTGCGCACCGTCTACCAGCGCGAGTCCACCGCCGGGGAGAGCGCCGCGCGCATCGACGTCGAAGAGGTCGAGCAGACCGTGCTCAGCTACTTCACCCAGGGCGACCGGGACACCGCCAGGAGGCAGACCACGATCCGCCGCGCCCTGGACCGGCTCAGCCGCGAGGGCCTCATCGAGGAGGAGTCCGAGGGCCGCTACCTCATCAGCCCGCTCATCGAGATCATCCTCAGCGCCAACCGCCTGCGCGAGCTCGACGCCTGGCTGCGCGCGCACACGGGCCGGGGGGAGCACGAGGCTGAGCACCCGGGGCGCGTCGAGCCCGAGCGCCTCGGGGCCGCCGATGGCCCCGAGGCCCTCCAGCCCTCTGATATCCCCGCGCCCCCCGACGTCCCGCCCTCCCGCCAGGTGGACGACGAGCACCCAGGAGATCCGCTGTGA